The sequence AATTTGAGGGTATGACGACGTGATTCTCTTATGGAGCCTGCCTCTAATATCGGCGCATCGACCGAATCCCCACCCGGGAAACGTTGCCAAGCAGTATCAGGGGTGACTACTTTCGTGGCAACGCCGACTTCCATCTGATAGTCCAAACGTATCCAATCCCCCCGCTGCCAGATGGTCAAGGGGATTACCACGCCATTCAACCGATACTCCTTTCCCCAAAGTCCACTCTGCGCCATTTGGCGAACGGCCTTATCGCCGCCATGTGCCGTAATCGCTTTATTAATCAGTTCGGTTGCTGTCTGACCAAACACGGCAACCACCAACAAAATCCCCAGCAAGCCCAACATAAAACGCATATGAATGTCTCCTCTTGATATAATTCGCCTCAAGACGTTAAATCACCTTCACAGAAATGACTTTACGCGCCTCATTACCGAAAATATCAATCACCTGAACGGCCACCTGATAACTGCCAGGCGCTTCATAGTTATGGGATGCAATTAATAAAAGATCGCTGTTGGCACGAGTCCGGTAGCTTTGCCAATCGTTTCGAAAAATATCCCCCTGATAATCCCAATCAATCGCCCAATAATCCACTCCCTGCGACCAGTGAGAAATCGCCTGCCGCACCTTCTCTTCAGCGATAACCACATCATTCAAACTAAGCTCAACCATCTTCTCATTAGCTTCAATAGTAACCGTGAGTGAATTGCCGCTATACTCATTATCGTCAATAGTTTGAATAGCAAATGGTGTTGCATTTGGGATTGAAAGAAGCCGTTTGCGGGTGTGGTGGATTGCCATATTATTTTGGTCGGCAGCAATCCATCGCCTTCCCAGCTTTTCAGCAACGATTGCGCTTGTGCCCGAACCGCAGAAGCAGTCCAGCACCAAATCCCCCTCGTTCGATGAAGCTCTTATAATCCGTTCAACCAATGCTTCAGGTTTTTGGGTCGGATAGTCAATTTTCTCCGGCTGATTACCCCTTAGTGCTGGAATATCCCACACATCGCGCATCCCGGCCATCGTATAGAAACCATTATCGTCATGCAGTATTTCCACATTGCTGAAGCCATAACGGTGTTTGAGGTAGGATTTCTCCTTCTGACGGTTCCAAATGGCATTCGCTTTATTCTTGGCGTAGAAGAGGATATTATCGTGTTTCTTGCCGAACCCCAGCTTCTCAGGCACTCCGCCGGTGCGGTAATACCAGATCACCTCGTTCACCAGATTCTCTGCCCCCATGACCTCGTCCAAAATCAGCTTTGCATGGTGAGTGATGTGCCAGTCGAGATGGACGTAAAGGCTACCGTTATCAGCCAATAGGTCCTTCAGCAGCACGATCGTCTCATAAAACCACTGTAAATACCCATCCGGCCCTTTGCCCCAATTATCTTCATAGGCATCCTGCTGCAAGAATGCCTGTGGATTATCAGGGATGGCCGTTTTGTGGTTGAAAGAAGAGCCGGTCAAAAATGGGGGGTCAATATAGATGAGGGTCACTTTGCCTTGGAATTCAGGCAGTAAAGAGGGCAAAACAGCGCGTTTATCGCCAAAAATCAACCGATTTTGCCAATTGGGTTCGCTAAAAAGAG is a genomic window of bacterium containing:
- a CDS encoding site-specific DNA-methyltransferase, which gives rise to MAELIWRGKYDKEGCRVQPPREALPFETLESMSGKSLNSPLFSEPNWQNRLIFGDKRAVLPSLLPEFQGKVTLIYIDPPFLTGSSFNHKTAIPDNPQAFLQQDAYEDNWGKGPDGYLQWFYETIVLLKDLLADNGSLYVHLDWHITHHAKLILDEVMGAENLVNEVIWYYRTGGVPEKLGFGKKHDNILFYAKNKANAIWNRQKEKSYLKHRYGFSNVEILHDDNGFYTMAGMRDVWDIPALRGNQPEKIDYPTQKPEALVERIIRASSNEGDLVLDCFCGSGTSAIVAEKLGRRWIAADQNNMAIHHTRKRLLSIPNATPFAIQTIDDNEYSGNSLTVTIEANEKMVELSLNDVVIAEEKVRQAISHWSQGVDYWAIDWDYQGDIFRNDWQSYRTRANSDLLLIASHNYEAPGSYQVAVQVIDIFGNEARKVISVKVI